In one Oryza glaberrima chromosome 2, OglaRS2, whole genome shotgun sequence genomic region, the following are encoded:
- the LOC127763079 gene encoding transcription factor SPATULA-like isoform X1, with amino-acid sequence MMDGRGSQEEEHLDLIMRHHASMGLDRCESEEALGSSESEQPTRPARPRGKRSRAAEVHNLSEKRRRSRINEKMKALQSLIPNSSKTDKASMLDDAIEYLKQLQLQVQMLSMRNGLYVPPVNLSGAPEHLPIPQMSAALDQNSAKASDPSVVLQPVNQTSGALLPFELASQHKPLFLPGVPNATALEPRFLVESSRSNLQSLRFTEPAEMIYPDEMMLKHRLTSANESTIVPGTDEKSVRQNTYMMNADRFDRYALSKDQLQHIMPKNTESVLDMPHLQRLQTSDTKVRVEGRIKVNP; translated from the exons ATGATGGATGGGCGAGGAAgccaggaggaggagcacctgGATTTGATCATGCGACACCACGCCAGCATGGGGCTGGATCGCTGCGAGAGCGAG GAGGCGCTGGGGTCGTCGGAGTCGGAGCAGCCCACCaggccggcgcggccgcgcggcaagaggagccgcgccgccgaggtGCACAACCTCTCCGAGAAG aggaggaggagcagaatCAATGAGAAGATGAAGGCGCTGCAGAGCCTCATTCCCAACTCCAGCAag ACGGACAAAGCCTCCATGCTTGACGATGCCATCGAGTACCTGAAGCAGCTTCAGCTCCAGGTCCAG ATGTTGTCCATGAGGAATGGTCTATATGTGCCCCCAGTGAACTTATCTGGGGCACCTGAGCATCTGCCGATCCCGCAAATGAGTGCTGCACTTGACCAGAATAGTGCCAAAGCATCAGATCCTTCAGTTGTTTTGCAGCCGGTGAACCAGACTTCAGGAGCACTTCTTCCATTTGAGCTGGCAAGCCAACATAAACCTCTATTCTTACCAGGTGTTCCTAATGCAACCGCTCTGGAGCCTCGGTTCCTTGTAGAGTCTTCGCGTTCCAATCTTCAATCCTTACGGTTCACTGAACCCGCTGAG ATGATCTATCCTGATGAGATGATGTTAAAGCACCGCCTGACTTCAGCTAATGAGAGCACAATTGTGCCAG GAACCGATGAGAAGTCGGTTAGGCAGAACACATACATGATGAATGCTGATCGTTTTGATAGATATGCACTCAGCAAAGATCAGTTGCAGCACATTATGCCGAAAAACACAGAAAGTGTACTTGATATGCCACACTTGCAAAG GTTGCAAACCAGTGACACCAAAGTTAGGGTCGAGGGCAGAATCAAAGTAAACCCATGA
- the LOC127763079 gene encoding transcription factor SPATULA-like isoform X2: MMDGRGSQEEEHLDLIMRHHASMGLDRCESEEALGSSESEQPTRPARPRGKRSRAAEVHNLSEKRRRSRINEKMKALQSLIPNSSKTDKASMLDDAIEYLKQLQLQVQMLSMRNGLYVPPVNLSGAPEHLPIPQMSAALDQNSAKASDPSVVLQPVNQTSGALLPFELASQHKPLFLPGVPNATALEPRFLVESSRSNLQSLRFTEPAEMIYPDEMMLKHRLTSANESTIVPGTDEKSVRQNTYMMNADRFDRYALSKDQLQHIMPKNTESVLDMPHLQRL; the protein is encoded by the exons ATGATGGATGGGCGAGGAAgccaggaggaggagcacctgGATTTGATCATGCGACACCACGCCAGCATGGGGCTGGATCGCTGCGAGAGCGAG GAGGCGCTGGGGTCGTCGGAGTCGGAGCAGCCCACCaggccggcgcggccgcgcggcaagaggagccgcgccgccgaggtGCACAACCTCTCCGAGAAG aggaggaggagcagaatCAATGAGAAGATGAAGGCGCTGCAGAGCCTCATTCCCAACTCCAGCAag ACGGACAAAGCCTCCATGCTTGACGATGCCATCGAGTACCTGAAGCAGCTTCAGCTCCAGGTCCAG ATGTTGTCCATGAGGAATGGTCTATATGTGCCCCCAGTGAACTTATCTGGGGCACCTGAGCATCTGCCGATCCCGCAAATGAGTGCTGCACTTGACCAGAATAGTGCCAAAGCATCAGATCCTTCAGTTGTTTTGCAGCCGGTGAACCAGACTTCAGGAGCACTTCTTCCATTTGAGCTGGCAAGCCAACATAAACCTCTATTCTTACCAGGTGTTCCTAATGCAACCGCTCTGGAGCCTCGGTTCCTTGTAGAGTCTTCGCGTTCCAATCTTCAATCCTTACGGTTCACTGAACCCGCTGAG ATGATCTATCCTGATGAGATGATGTTAAAGCACCGCCTGACTTCAGCTAATGAGAGCACAATTGTGCCAG GAACCGATGAGAAGTCGGTTAGGCAGAACACATACATGATGAATGCTGATCGTTTTGATAGATATGCACTCAGCAAAGATCAGTTGCAGCACATTATGCCGAAAAACACAGAAAGTGTACTTGATATGCCACACTTGCAAAG attataa
- the LOC127763516 gene encoding uncharacterized protein LOC127763516 isoform X2 — MPKVIHCVGSVAFGYPGSAEDRIPEMFIRLICIPQYFLCMYSRSEGNQSCNFILRLALRAKKSATKLKRSAEMGSMYRHLRDRSSRRRRFSPAWRQELARQESPGVAGGRRQGRWCRSWHGRRIGRDDQEIGLLPANRGGRRNPPGGDPGAERRRRRVPIHGHGRAGEVPLQLACLTDETQVRGLPFKEAGGAENGRGALLQAGRRRCHAEYFKHAKKKILLFEKYVYI, encoded by the exons ATGCCGAAGGTCATACATTGCGTTGGATCAG TTGCTTTTGGATACCCAGGAAGCGCTGAAGATCGCATACCCGAAATGTTTATCAGGCTTATCTGCATACCACAATACTTCCTCTGTATGTACAGCAG ATCAGAAGGAAACCAAAGCTGTAATTTTATTCTGAGGTTAGCGCTGCGCGCAAAGAAATCCGCGACGAAGCTGAAGCGATCGGCAGAGATGGGGAGCATGTACCGGCATCTGCGTGACCGATCTAGTAGAAGGCGGCGCTTCTCACCTGCATGGCGGCAAGAGCTCGCGCGACAAGAAAGCccgggcgtcgccggcggccggcgccaaGGGCGGTGGTGCAGGTCATGGCATGGCCGACGCATCGGCCGAGATGACCAAGAG ATCGGCCTACTTCCGGCAAATCGAGGAGGACGTCGGAACCCACCCGGCGGCGATCCTGGAGCTGAAAGACGCCGTCGGCGCGTTCCAATCCATGGACATGGGCGAGCTGGCGAGGTCCCACTGCAGCTCGCGTGCCTGACCGACGAGACGCAG GTTCGAGGGCTTCCCTTCAAAGAAGCTGGAGGCGCTGAGAATGGCCGCGGCGCTCTACTCCAAGCTGGACGGCGTCGTTGCCACGCCGAGTATTttaaacatgcaaaaaaaaaaatcttactttttgaaaaatatgtatatatataa
- the LOC127763516 gene encoding uncharacterized protein LOC127763516 isoform X1 — translation MPKVIHCVGSVAFGYPGSAEDRIPEMFIRLICIPQYFLCMYSRSEGNQSCNFILRLALRAKKSATKLKRSAEMGSMYRHLRDRSSRRRRFSPAWRQELARQESPGVAGGRRQGRWCRSWHGRRIGRDDQEIGLLPANRGGRRNPPGGDPGAERRRRRVPIHGHGRAGEVPLQLACLTDETQVFVRARTTNQLTPLELGCSAMAPCMRGACRPAGLTGFHCWCLPGSRASLQRSWRR, via the exons ATGCCGAAGGTCATACATTGCGTTGGATCAG TTGCTTTTGGATACCCAGGAAGCGCTGAAGATCGCATACCCGAAATGTTTATCAGGCTTATCTGCATACCACAATACTTCCTCTGTATGTACAGCAG ATCAGAAGGAAACCAAAGCTGTAATTTTATTCTGAGGTTAGCGCTGCGCGCAAAGAAATCCGCGACGAAGCTGAAGCGATCGGCAGAGATGGGGAGCATGTACCGGCATCTGCGTGACCGATCTAGTAGAAGGCGGCGCTTCTCACCTGCATGGCGGCAAGAGCTCGCGCGACAAGAAAGCccgggcgtcgccggcggccggcgccaaGGGCGGTGGTGCAGGTCATGGCATGGCCGACGCATCGGCCGAGATGACCAAGAG ATCGGCCTACTTCCGGCAAATCGAGGAGGACGTCGGAACCCACCCGGCGGCGATCCTGGAGCTGAAAGACGCCGTCGGCGCGTTCCAATCCATGGACATGGGCGAGCTGGCGAGGTCCCACTGCAGCTCGCGTGCCTGACCGACGAGACGCAGGTGTTCGTCCGGGCGCGCACTACAAACCAGCTCACTCCCCTCGAGCTCGGCTGCTCTGCCATGGCGCCGTGCATGCGCGGCgcgtgccggccggccggcctgaCTGGCTTCCATTGCTGGTGCTTGCCAGGTTCGAGGGCTTCCCTTCAAAGAAGCTGGAGGCGCTGA
- the LOC127763515 gene encoding uncharacterized protein LOC127763515 → MGSLDGDAATSPSFSSTGSSGDGNGGGGGGGRVGIYACFALGGSNSLECYEPGANTWRRVGELPGVPDGHVLKGFAVVALGDFVYVIGGRLCRRERGGGGEYRDTDVDVRGDVVRYDARRGEWGRCAPLLVPRFDFACAPCGGKICVAGGQRSLSGARGTAAAEVFDADKGGWSRLPDMSTRRYKCVGVTWHGRFHVVGGFAESTSSSSPAAAAADEAAAPPPGRATALLLLLPQSSALERSSAEVFDCARGVWEIIPGMWQLDVPPNQIVAVAGRLLSSGDCLNSWKGHVEVYDGELNIWSIMDHSAMPDTPLLAALPPSAQRRYHTMAVVGNQLYFLAGYQVAAGGDGGFRTVSLVHSFDTSANPGLMPPWRSFQPTMDQDGVEDGSKELFSQCCSVQL, encoded by the coding sequence ATGGGGTCACTTGATGGCGACGCTGCCACCTCGCCGTCCTTCTCCAGCACtgggagcagcggcgacggcaacggcggcggcggcggcggcggtagggtCGGGATATACGCGTGCTTCGCGCTTGGCGGGTCGAACAGCCTCGAGTGCTACGAGCCCGGGGCCAACACGTGGCGCCGCGTGGGCGAGCTCCCCGGCGTCCCCGACGGCCACGTGCTGAAGGgcttcgccgtcgtcgcgctcgGCGACTTCGTCTACGTCATCGGCGGCCGGCTGTGCCGgagggagcgcggcggcggcggcgagtaccGCGACACCGACGTCGACGTGCGCGGCGACGTGGTCCGGTACGACGCGCGCCGCGGGGAGTGGGGGCGGTGCGCGCCGCTCCTCGTCCCGCGCTTCGACTTCGCGTGCGCGCCGTGCGGCGGGAAGATCTGCGTCGCCGGCGGGCAGCGCTCGCTGTCCGGCGCccgtggcacggcggcggcggaggtgttcGACGCCGACAAGGGCGGGTGGTCGCGGCTCCCCGACATGAGCACGCGGCGGTACAAGTGCGTCGGGGTGACGTGGCACGGCCGCTTCCACGTCGTGGGGGGGTTCGCGGagagcacgtcgtcgtcgtcgccggccgccgccgccgccgacgaggcggcggcgccgccgccggggagggccaccgcgctgctgctgctgctgccgcagtCGTCGGCGCTGGAGCGGAGCTCGGCGGAGGTGTTCGACTGCGCGAGGGGCGTGTGGGAGATCATCCCGGGGATGTGGCAGCTCGACGTGCCGCCGAACCAGAtcgtggcggtggccggccggctgctCAGCTCCGGCGACTGCCTCAACAGCTGGAAGGGCCACGTCGAGGTGTACGACGGCGAGCTCAACATCTGGAGCATCATGGACCACTCGGCGATGCCGGAcacgccgctgctcgccgccctcccgccgTCGGCGCAGCGGCGGTACCACACCATGGCCGTCGTCGGCAATCAGCTCTATTTCCTCGCCGGCTAccaggtggcggcgggcggcgacggcggcttcaGGACCGTCTCCCTGGTGCACAGCTTCGACACCAGTGCAAACCCCGGGCTGATGCCGCCATGGAGAAGCTTCCAGCCCACCATGGATCAGGATGGCGTGGAAGACGGCAGCAAGGAATTGTTCAGCCAGTGCTGCTCCGTGCAGCTCTAG
- the LOC127763514 gene encoding PAP-specific phosphatase HAL2-like, with protein MGCSGLRLPTWAAAAPPSPSDWDGRRPRRGAPVVRRRCSAPSSTPAPSAAAAPSHLAAGGSPRVGTAEHDWLWDCRGIGGGGRDYAREMEVAVRVVQAACTLCQRVQSSLLLPASASASGSVHSKIDRSPVTVADWGVQAIVSWLLSDCFQDENISIVAEEDDETLSSSDGAALLESVVAAVNGCLIEAPKYGLRSPEKEFKAHDILQAIRRCSSIGGPKGRFWVLDPVDGTLGFVRGDQYAVALALIEDGEVVLGVLGCPNYPMKKEWLNYHQRYYRLMSKVSPPTSGSWHKGCVMYAHRGCGQAWMQPLVHDFGKLDWRNSREVRVSTVSDPISATFCEPVEKANTSHSFTAGLAHSVGLRKQPLRVYSMVKYAAIARGDVEIFMKFARAGYKEKIWDHAAGVVIIREAGGVITDAGGRPLDFSRGVFLEGLDRGIIACSGPLLHHRIVGAVDASWNSSTL; from the exons ATGGGATGCagcggcctccgcctccccacctgggcggcggccgcgccgccgtcgccgtcggacTGGGAcgggcgccgcccccgccgaggGGCGCCGgtcgtccgccgtcgctgcaGCGCCCCGTCGTCCACGCCCgcgccctcggcggcggcggcgccgtcccaCCTCGCGGCGGGCGGGTCACCCCGGGTCGGGACCGCGGAGCACGACTGGCTGTGGGATTGCCGCGGCATCGGCGGGGGCGGGAGGGACTACGCTAGGGAGATGGAGGTCGCGGTGCGCGTCGTGCAGGCCGCCTGCACCCTCTGCCAGCGCGTGCAGagctcgctcctcctccccgcctccgcctccgcctccggcagCGTCCACTCCAAGATCGACCGCTCCCCCGTCACCGTCGCAG ATTGGGGCGTCCAAGCGATAGTAAGCTGGCTACTCTCGGATTGCTTTCAAGATGAAAACATATCTATAGTAGCCGAAGAAGATGATGAGACGCTATCTAGTAGCGATGGTGCAGCTTTGCTTGAATCTGTCGTTGCTGCTGTCAATGGTTGCCTGATTGAAGCTCCAAAGTATGGGCTGAGGTCCCCAGAGAAAGAGTTCAAAGCTCATGATATTCTTCAAGCTATTAGGAGGTGCAGCTCTATCGGAGGTCCAAAAGGAAGGTTTTGGGTGCTTGATCCTGTGGATGGCACGCTTGGGTTTGTACGTGGGGATCAATACGCTGTTGCTCTCGCGCTAATTGAAGATGGGGAAGTTGTATTGGGAGTTCTTGGGTGCCCAAATTATCCAATGAAGAAGGAGTGGCTCAACTACCACCAACGATATTACAGGTTGATGTCTAAGGTTTCTCCTCCCACATCAGGATCCTGGCATAAGGGTTGTGTGATGTATGCTCACCGAGGATGTGGCCAAGCTTGGATGCAACCATTAGTTCATGACTTTGGCAAGCTTGATTGGCGTAATTCAAGAGAGGTCCGAGTATCAACTGTTAGTGATCCAATCTCAGCAACATTCTGTGAACCCGTTGAGAAAGCTAATACAAGTCATTCCTTCACTGCTGGACTTGCTCATAGTGTAGGCTTAAG GAAGCAACCCTTGCGTGTGTACAGCATGGTGAAATATGCCGCAATAGCACGAGGGGATGTAGAAATATTCATGAAATTCGCTAGAGCTGGATACAAGGAGAAGATATGGGATCATGCCGCTGGGGTGGTTATCATTCGAGAAGCTGGCGGAGTGATCACAGATGCTGGGGGCCGCCCACTCGACTTCTCCAGGGGTGTTTTCTTAGAGGGCTTGGATAGAGGCATAATAGCCTGTTCCGGACCATTGCTTCATCACAGAATTGTGGGTGCTGTCGATGCAAGCTGGAACTCATCAACACTGTAA
- the LOC127764372 gene encoding uncharacterized protein LOC127764372 translates to MRAVVIARAGGPEVLEERDVGEGLPPPGEGEVLVGVSAAGVNRADTVQRQGRYPAPPGASPYPGLECSGTILALGPNVPSRWAVGDQVCALLSGGGYAEKVVVPAGQLLPVPEGVSLTDAAGLPEVACTVWSTVFMTSHLSPSESFLIHGGSSGIGTFAIQIAKHLGIKVFVTAGSEEKLAACKGLGADVCINYKTEDFVARVKEETNGKGVDVILDNIGGLYLQRNLNSLAVDGRLFIIGFQGGAVTEVNLQPMLARRLTIQAAGLRNRSLDNKALIVSEVEKNVWPAVVQGKVKPVIYKTFPLSEAAEAHKLMEESSHIGKILLIP, encoded by the exons ATGAGGGCGGTGGTGATCGCGCGCGCCGGCGGGCCGGAGGTGCTGGAGGAGCGGGACGTCGGGGAAggcctcccgccgccggggGAAGGCGAGGTGCTCGTCGGGGtgtccgccgccggcgtcaaCCGCGCCGACACCGTCCAGCGCCAGGGCCGGTACCCCGCGCCGCCCGGCGCGTCCCCTTACCCGGGCCTCGAGTGCTCCGGCACCATCCTCGCCCTCGGCCCCAACGtcccctcccgctgggccgTCGGTGACCAG GTGTGCGCGCTGCTCAGCGGCGGCGGGTATgcggagaaggtggtggtgcCGGCGGGGCAGCTGCTCCCGGTGCCGGAGGGGGTGTCTCTGACGGACGCCGCCGGCTTGCCCGAGGTGGCCTGCACCGTCTGGTCGACCGTCTTCATGACCAGCCACCTCTCCCCCAGCGAATCGTTCCTC ATCCATGGTGGATCGAGTGGAATTGGTACATTTGCTATACAGATTGCAAAGCACCTTGGAATTAAGGTTTTTGTTACTGCAG GTAGTGAGGAAAAACTAGCTGCCTGCAAAGGTTTGGGTGCCGATGTATGCATAAACTACAAAACTGAAGATTTCGTTGCACGTGTCAAAGAAGAAACAAATGGAAAGG GTGTTGATGTCATTCTGGACAACATCGGTGGATTGTATCTTCAGCGTAACCTGAACAGCTTAGCTGTTGATGGTAGACTTTTCATCATTGGTTTCCAAGGAGGCGCTGTAACTGAAGTGAACCTGCAACCCATGCTTGCTCGACGATTGACCATACAAG CTGCTGGACTACGCAACAGAAGCCTTGATAATAAAGCTCTGATTGTCAGTGAGGTGGAGAAAAATGTATGGCCTGCCGTTGTGCAAGGCAAGGTGAAACCAGTAATATACAAGACGTTTCCTCTGTCAGAAGCTGCTGAAGCTCACAAGTTGATGGAAGAAAGTTCCCACATTGGCAAGATACTATTGATTCCATGA
- the LOC127764373 gene encoding uncharacterized protein LOC127764373, which produces MVGGRGGGGGGGGGGWGGAGRKQERRALMVAFAVALLMGTAVYFRIWARQSTDPSFTVDDREELRRQFERANLEAMDESAEWRMKYDTEFAKNKQMQDELLKAKASLSASTKRFSLLKKDNEVLKRQIQIMKQQCNCTVTSNLTQE; this is translated from the exons ATGgtggggggaagaggaggaggaggaggaggagggggaggaggatggggagggGCGGGGCGGAAGCAGGAGAGGCGGGCGCTGATGGTGGCGTTCGCGGTGGCGCTGCTGATGGGCACCGCCGTCTACTTCCGCATCTGGGCGCGCCAGTCCACCGACCCCTCCTTCACCGTCGACGACCGCGAGGAGCTCCG GAGGCAATTTGAGCGTGCCAACCTAGAAGCAATGGATGAATCTGCTGAATGGAGAATGAAATATGACACAGAGTTTGCGAAAAACAAACAGATGCAAGATGAACTTTTAAAG GCTAAGGCCTCACTCTCTGCTTCAACTAAGAGATTTAGCCTATTGAAAAAG GATAATGAGGTGTTGAAGAGGCAGATTCAGATCATGAAACAGCAATGCAATTGCACTGTTACATCGAACCTTACACAAGAATAG